From one Triticum aestivum cultivar Chinese Spring chromosome 4B, IWGSC CS RefSeq v2.1, whole genome shotgun sequence genomic stretch:
- the LOC123092932 gene encoding uncharacterized protein isoform X2, with protein MATPRSGAAPPVTGDRYLDLLVRFVASHAGELLDGSFTLRLHPVGLHYVASRLEALRELEAVGAGAPVDYLRAYVADLGDHRALEQLRRILRLLTSLKVVAAGPGRDPAPLSLLPFARLRVLELRGCDLSTSAARGLLDLRHTLERLVCHNSTDALRHIFVSRVMDIKDSPVWIRLSYVSCASNDLVLMDESLQLLPAVETLDLSRNRFAKVDNLRKCTKLRNLDLGFNHLRSISSLSEVFSRIGKLVLRNNALTTIHGIENLTSLVGLDLSYNIISNFSELEILGSFSLLQNVWLEGNPICCARWYRARVFSFFHNSENLKLDDKGMNTQEYWEKQVLFGSRQKQPAGYGFYFPAKDDHADEYTSNSMMKKISRLACILEEERSPCDEGVDQQSSPRDSASSKKDEVAVADNDIKITSLISTAELMKKERSTDWLREFKEWMDENTENTDGDSLYVDFTNRNGSQEKQNRREKLNIESSKSVTDLAKTSEGGSSSNLVESKLSFTDDACNVANGFTAGSLNEVNADQTHVRVHLNSAVQLPPLEFVGTSHPDSLSDVGGGANFLHTNGTPSNATSKLIEPSPSFAYPSPQSPPQYKEDILRRRLFMEEEFLQSSGDFQCVGSLGSGSSCSDDSSGDLCSCNSEDDCVAIQTKRELALNGQIASFPYADIDHEEMDGMELFSQEEKLSDCSAEDDPTFTDAIEFGIKEPDDSNQRNGHLGQDSGGHLIRQNDKQKVKRKIFPIFKDRNGTKLEFTEANGDKLEEGGSVGANGHLSYDLTGSTICKDQSSKKHYSSILHKNNLSIDADTVTCNTDRDKYKLIEDFFNLEVANVEESEICEQGARCGYIFQDGSDLIQREVALLRSSQNKLYVLLVDMEQDEQEIMPRVLGCYRLEDLEKVLTGLGLQALRVHMADHTAHLFLTRTSKEAQDVLWLLNLFSFPQLTSGVSLQSWEKIQVKLLEKCICASLKMGIFLYSMLMFWKNDAEEESLVIRSLVVTEGSICVCIENLHQFGCFPDDSHPPYFSLDECCSINSIKEVVVDQRDKECLTLILHKHINEGKFHSSTGNSQNKQADENYTVHTWKLKWFSEETLLKFISVLRALYSGAVSSPLPVKCIS; from the exons ATGGCGACCCCGCGCTCCGGGGCCGCGCCGCCTGTCACCGGCGACCGCTACCTCGACCTGCTCGTCCGCTTCGTGGCCAGCCACGCCGGCGAGCTGCTCGACGGCTCCTTCACCCTGCGCCTCCACCCCGTGGGCCTCCACTACGTCGCCTCCCGCCTCGAGGCGCTGCGCGAGCTGGAGGCCGTCGGCGCGGGGGCGCCCGTCGACTACCTCCGCGCCTACGTCGCCGACCTCGGGGACCACCGCGCGCTCGAGCAGCTCCGCCGGATCCTCCGCCTCCTCACGTCGCTCAAGGTCGTCGCCGCGGGGCCAGGGCGCGACCCGGCGCCGCTCTCGCTCCTGCCGTTCGCGCGGCTTCGCGTGCTCGAGCTGCGGGGCTGCGACCTCTCCACCTCCGCCGCCAGGGGGCTGCTCGACCTCCGACACACGCTCGAGAGGCTCGTCTGTCACAACTCCACG GATGCTCTTAGGCATATATTTGTGAGTAGAGTGATGGATATCAAGGACTCTCCTGTATGGATTCGGCTTTCGTACGTCTCTTGTGCTTCTAATGATCTCGTACTCATGGACGAGTCATTGCAATTGTTACCTGCGGTTGAAACCCTTGATCTTAGTCGGAACCGATTTGCAAAGGTGGATAATCTGCGGAAATGTACAAAGTTGCGAAATCTGGACCTTGGATTTaatcatttgcgctctatatcatCCTTGAGTGAG GTTTTCAGTCGGATTGGTAAACTAGTACTTAGAAACAATGCTTTAACTACTATACATGGGATTGAAAATCTCACGTCGCTTGTGGGCCTTGATCTgtcttacaacatcatatcaaattTCTCAGAGTTGGAAATTCTTGGCAGCTTCTCTTTGCTACAGAACGTATGGTTGGAAGGCAATCCAATCTGCTGTGCTCGTTGGTATCGAGCACGTGTTTTTAGTTTTTTCCATAATTCAGAAAAT TTAAAGTTAGATGATAAAGGTATGAACACACAAGAATACTGGGAAAAGCAAGTATTGTTTGGAAGCAGACAAAAACAACCTGCTGGCTATGGATTTTATTTTCCTGCAAAAGATGATCATGCGGATGAATACACTTCAAATTCTATGATG AAAAAGATTTCCCGACTTGCCTGTATTCTGGAGGAAGAGAGAAGTCCTTGTGATGAAGGTGTGGACCAGCAGTCCAGCCCCCGTGATAGTGCTAGTTCAAAGAAGGATGAAGTTGCCGTTGCTGATAATGACATAAAAATTACTTCTTTGATAAGTACAGCAGAGTTGATGAAGAAGGAAAGATCGACTGACTGGCTGCGTGAATTTAAGGAGTGGATGGATGAAAATACAGAGAACACAGATGGTGACAGCCTTTATGTTGATTTCACTAACAGAAATGGAAGTcaggaaaaacaaaacagaagagaaaaATTGAACATAGAGAGCTCCAAGAGTGTCACAGACCTGGCAAAAACATCAGAAGGTGGAAGCAGCTCAAACCTTGTGGAGTCTAAATTGTCTTTCACAGATGATGCATGCAACGTCGCTAATGGCTTCACTGCAGGATCCTTGAACGAAGTGAATGCTGACCAAACTCATGTAAGGGTACACTTGAATTCTGCCGTACAGCTTCCTCCACTAGAATTTGTGGGCACTTCACATCCAGATTCTTTATCTGATGTGGGAGGTGGTGCAAATTTTTTGCATACGAACGGAACACCATCTAATGCAACAAGCAAGTTGATAGAACCAAGTCCATCCTTTGCATACCCTAGTCCACAGTCACCTCCACAATACAAGGAAGACATCCTACGTCGAAGACTTTTTATGGAGGAAGAATTTTTGCAGAGTTCAGGAGATTTCCAATGTGTTGGTTCTCTTGGTAGTGGTAGCAGCTGCAGTGATGACTCTTCAGGTGATTTATGTTCGTGCAATTCAGAAGATGATTGCGTAGCAATTCAGACAAAAAGGGAACTAGCCCTGAATGGTCAGATTGCTTCATTTCCTTATGCAGATATTGATCATGAGGAAATGGATGGGATGGAGCTTTTCTCACAAGAGGAAAAATTGTCTGACTGTTCGGCAGAAGATGACCCAACTTTTACAGATGCCATAGAGTTTGGTATTAAGGAGCCAGATGACAGTAACCAGAGGAATGGACATCTAGGTCAAGATTCAGGTGGCCATCTGATTAGACAAAATGACAAGCAAAAGGTTAAGAGGAAGATATTCCCTATTTTTAAGGACCGTAATGGCACTAAACTAGAATTTACAGAGGCTAATGGAGATAAGTTGGAAGAGGGGGGTTCAGTGGGTGCAAATGGTCACCTGAGCTACGACCTAACTGGAAGTACTATTTGCAAGGATCAAAGCTCAAAAAAACACTATTCAAGTATCTTGCACAAGAATAACTTGTCGATTGATGCCGATACAGTTACTTGCAACACTGATAGGGATAAGTACAAGCTTATAGAGGATTTCTTCAATTTGGAAGTTGCTAATGTTGAAGAGTCCGAAATATGTGAACAAGGAGCTCGTTGTGGATACATATTTCAAGATGGAAGCGATTTAATTCAAAG AGAAGTAGCCTTGTTGAGAAGTTCTCAGAATAAATTGTATGTTCTGCTAGTTGATATGGAGCAAGATGAACAAG AAATTATGCCAAGAGTTTTGGGGTGCTATAGGCTTGAAGATCTGGAAAAAGTTTTGACTGGGCTGGGTCTACAAGCACTAAG GGTACACATGGCAGATCATACAGCTCATCTATTCTTGACACGTACTTCCAAGGAAGCACAAGATGTACTTTGGCTCTTGAATCTGTTCAGCTTTCCACAGTTAACTAGCGGGGTATCTTTGCAAAG TTGGGAGAAGATTCAAGTTAAATTGCTTGAGAAATGTATATGTGCAAGTTTGAAGATGGGGATATTTCTCTACTCCATGTTGATGTTTTGGAAGAATGATGCTGAAG AGGAATCCCTGGTTATTAGATCCCTTGTTGTTACCGAAGGATCAATATGTGTGTGCATTGAGAACCTACATCAGTTTGGTTGCTTTCCTGATGATTCACATCCTCCATATTTTTCTCTCGATGAATGCTGCTCTATCAACAGTATTAAGGAAGTG GTTGTGGATCAGCGTGACAAGGAATGCTTGACATTAATTTTGCACAAACACATAAACGAAGGAAAATTTCACAGCAGCACTGGAAATTCGCAGAACAAGCAAGCAGATGAAAATTACACAGTACATACATGGAAACTGAAGTGGTTTTCTGAAGAAACTCTTTTGAAGTTCATTTCTGTACTTAGGGCTCTTTACTCTGGAGCAGTTTCTTCGCCGTTACCTGTAAAGTGTATATCCTGA
- the LOC123092932 gene encoding uncharacterized protein isoform X1: MATPRSGAAPPVTGDRYLDLLVRFVASHAGELLDGSFTLRLHPVGLHYVASRLEALRELEAVGAGAPVDYLRAYVADLGDHRALEQLRRILRLLTSLKVVAAGPGRDPAPLSLLPFARLRVLELRGCDLSTSAARGLLDLRHTLERLVCHNSTDALRHIFVSRVMDIKDSPVWIRLSYVSCASNDLVLMDESLQLLPAVETLDLSRNRFAKVDNLRKCTKLRNLDLGFNHLRSISSLSEVFSRIGKLVLRNNALTTIHGIENLTSLVGLDLSYNIISNFSELEILGSFSLLQNVWLEGNPICCARWYRARVFSFFHNSENLKLDDKGMNTQEYWEKQVLFGSRQKQPAGYGFYFPAKDDHADEYTSNSMMKKISRLACILEEERSPCDEGVDQQSSPRDSASSKKDEVAVADNDIKITSLISTAELMKKERSTDWLREFKEWMDENTENTDGDSLYVDFTNRNGSQEKQNRREKLNIESSKSVTDLAKTSEGGSSSNLVESKLSFTDDACNVANGFTAGSLNEVNADQTHVRVHLNSAVQLPPLEFVGTSHPDSLSDVGGGANFLHTNGTPSNATSKLIEPSPSFAYPSPQSPPQYKEDILRRRLFMEEEFLQSSGDFQCVGSLGSGSSCSDDSSGDLCSCNSEDDCVAIQTKRELALNGQIASFPYADIDHEEMDGMELFSQEEKLSDCSAEDDPTFTDAIEFGIKEPDDSNQRNGHLGQDSGGHLIRQNDKQKVKRKIFPIFKDRNGTKLEFTEANGDKLEEGGSVGANGHLSYDLTGSTICKDQSSKKHYSSILHKNNLSIDADTVTCNTDRDKYKLIEDFFNLEVANVEESEICEQGARCGYIFQDGSDLIQREVALLRSSQNKLYVLLVDMEQDEQEIMPRVLGCYRLEDLEKVLTGLGLQALRVHMADHTAHLFLTRTSKEAQDVLWLLNLFSFPQLTSGVSLQRFVYLALCFLREQRPSLLDKQEKDFVCVYCAFYFISDYTFSCNLNGSWEKIQVKLLEKCICASLKMGIFLYSMLMFWKNDAEEESLVIRSLVVTEGSICVCIENLHQFGCFPDDSHPPYFSLDECCSINSIKEVVVDQRDKECLTLILHKHINEGKFHSSTGNSQNKQADENYTVHTWKLKWFSEETLLKFISVLRALYSGAVSSPLPVKCIS, encoded by the exons ATGGCGACCCCGCGCTCCGGGGCCGCGCCGCCTGTCACCGGCGACCGCTACCTCGACCTGCTCGTCCGCTTCGTGGCCAGCCACGCCGGCGAGCTGCTCGACGGCTCCTTCACCCTGCGCCTCCACCCCGTGGGCCTCCACTACGTCGCCTCCCGCCTCGAGGCGCTGCGCGAGCTGGAGGCCGTCGGCGCGGGGGCGCCCGTCGACTACCTCCGCGCCTACGTCGCCGACCTCGGGGACCACCGCGCGCTCGAGCAGCTCCGCCGGATCCTCCGCCTCCTCACGTCGCTCAAGGTCGTCGCCGCGGGGCCAGGGCGCGACCCGGCGCCGCTCTCGCTCCTGCCGTTCGCGCGGCTTCGCGTGCTCGAGCTGCGGGGCTGCGACCTCTCCACCTCCGCCGCCAGGGGGCTGCTCGACCTCCGACACACGCTCGAGAGGCTCGTCTGTCACAACTCCACG GATGCTCTTAGGCATATATTTGTGAGTAGAGTGATGGATATCAAGGACTCTCCTGTATGGATTCGGCTTTCGTACGTCTCTTGTGCTTCTAATGATCTCGTACTCATGGACGAGTCATTGCAATTGTTACCTGCGGTTGAAACCCTTGATCTTAGTCGGAACCGATTTGCAAAGGTGGATAATCTGCGGAAATGTACAAAGTTGCGAAATCTGGACCTTGGATTTaatcatttgcgctctatatcatCCTTGAGTGAG GTTTTCAGTCGGATTGGTAAACTAGTACTTAGAAACAATGCTTTAACTACTATACATGGGATTGAAAATCTCACGTCGCTTGTGGGCCTTGATCTgtcttacaacatcatatcaaattTCTCAGAGTTGGAAATTCTTGGCAGCTTCTCTTTGCTACAGAACGTATGGTTGGAAGGCAATCCAATCTGCTGTGCTCGTTGGTATCGAGCACGTGTTTTTAGTTTTTTCCATAATTCAGAAAAT TTAAAGTTAGATGATAAAGGTATGAACACACAAGAATACTGGGAAAAGCAAGTATTGTTTGGAAGCAGACAAAAACAACCTGCTGGCTATGGATTTTATTTTCCTGCAAAAGATGATCATGCGGATGAATACACTTCAAATTCTATGATG AAAAAGATTTCCCGACTTGCCTGTATTCTGGAGGAAGAGAGAAGTCCTTGTGATGAAGGTGTGGACCAGCAGTCCAGCCCCCGTGATAGTGCTAGTTCAAAGAAGGATGAAGTTGCCGTTGCTGATAATGACATAAAAATTACTTCTTTGATAAGTACAGCAGAGTTGATGAAGAAGGAAAGATCGACTGACTGGCTGCGTGAATTTAAGGAGTGGATGGATGAAAATACAGAGAACACAGATGGTGACAGCCTTTATGTTGATTTCACTAACAGAAATGGAAGTcaggaaaaacaaaacagaagagaaaaATTGAACATAGAGAGCTCCAAGAGTGTCACAGACCTGGCAAAAACATCAGAAGGTGGAAGCAGCTCAAACCTTGTGGAGTCTAAATTGTCTTTCACAGATGATGCATGCAACGTCGCTAATGGCTTCACTGCAGGATCCTTGAACGAAGTGAATGCTGACCAAACTCATGTAAGGGTACACTTGAATTCTGCCGTACAGCTTCCTCCACTAGAATTTGTGGGCACTTCACATCCAGATTCTTTATCTGATGTGGGAGGTGGTGCAAATTTTTTGCATACGAACGGAACACCATCTAATGCAACAAGCAAGTTGATAGAACCAAGTCCATCCTTTGCATACCCTAGTCCACAGTCACCTCCACAATACAAGGAAGACATCCTACGTCGAAGACTTTTTATGGAGGAAGAATTTTTGCAGAGTTCAGGAGATTTCCAATGTGTTGGTTCTCTTGGTAGTGGTAGCAGCTGCAGTGATGACTCTTCAGGTGATTTATGTTCGTGCAATTCAGAAGATGATTGCGTAGCAATTCAGACAAAAAGGGAACTAGCCCTGAATGGTCAGATTGCTTCATTTCCTTATGCAGATATTGATCATGAGGAAATGGATGGGATGGAGCTTTTCTCACAAGAGGAAAAATTGTCTGACTGTTCGGCAGAAGATGACCCAACTTTTACAGATGCCATAGAGTTTGGTATTAAGGAGCCAGATGACAGTAACCAGAGGAATGGACATCTAGGTCAAGATTCAGGTGGCCATCTGATTAGACAAAATGACAAGCAAAAGGTTAAGAGGAAGATATTCCCTATTTTTAAGGACCGTAATGGCACTAAACTAGAATTTACAGAGGCTAATGGAGATAAGTTGGAAGAGGGGGGTTCAGTGGGTGCAAATGGTCACCTGAGCTACGACCTAACTGGAAGTACTATTTGCAAGGATCAAAGCTCAAAAAAACACTATTCAAGTATCTTGCACAAGAATAACTTGTCGATTGATGCCGATACAGTTACTTGCAACACTGATAGGGATAAGTACAAGCTTATAGAGGATTTCTTCAATTTGGAAGTTGCTAATGTTGAAGAGTCCGAAATATGTGAACAAGGAGCTCGTTGTGGATACATATTTCAAGATGGAAGCGATTTAATTCAAAG AGAAGTAGCCTTGTTGAGAAGTTCTCAGAATAAATTGTATGTTCTGCTAGTTGATATGGAGCAAGATGAACAAG AAATTATGCCAAGAGTTTTGGGGTGCTATAGGCTTGAAGATCTGGAAAAAGTTTTGACTGGGCTGGGTCTACAAGCACTAAG GGTACACATGGCAGATCATACAGCTCATCTATTCTTGACACGTACTTCCAAGGAAGCACAAGATGTACTTTGGCTCTTGAATCTGTTCAGCTTTCCACAGTTAACTAGCGGGGTATCTTTGCAAAGGTTTGTCTATTTAGCTTTATGTTTTCTCCGTGAGCAAAGGCCTTCTCTTTTAGATAAACAAGAAAAGGATTTTGTCTGTGTTTATTGTGCCTTCTATTTCATTTCTGATTACACTTTCTCCTGTAATTTAAATGGCAGTTGGGAGAAGATTCAAGTTAAATTGCTTGAGAAATGTATATGTGCAAGTTTGAAGATGGGGATATTTCTCTACTCCATGTTGATGTTTTGGAAGAATGATGCTGAAG AGGAATCCCTGGTTATTAGATCCCTTGTTGTTACCGAAGGATCAATATGTGTGTGCATTGAGAACCTACATCAGTTTGGTTGCTTTCCTGATGATTCACATCCTCCATATTTTTCTCTCGATGAATGCTGCTCTATCAACAGTATTAAGGAAGTG GTTGTGGATCAGCGTGACAAGGAATGCTTGACATTAATTTTGCACAAACACATAAACGAAGGAAAATTTCACAGCAGCACTGGAAATTCGCAGAACAAGCAAGCAGATGAAAATTACACAGTACATACATGGAAACTGAAGTGGTTTTCTGAAGAAACTCTTTTGAAGTTCATTTCTGTACTTAGGGCTCTTTACTCTGGAGCAGTTTCTTCGCCGTTACCTGTAAAGTGTATATCCTGA